One stretch of Nicotiana tabacum cultivar K326 chromosome 18, ASM71507v2, whole genome shotgun sequence DNA includes these proteins:
- the LOC107802815 gene encoding uncharacterized protein LOC107802815: MVYLHSTTYNPIGNSTEVPTACQFSKEWIENIVGVRRASSSLLETIDASVISNNGRDISSSSCIFEVDGPGGTRKTFLYSALLAAIQSKGFVALATTSGVAASTLSGERTAHSHFKIPIDIDGQFSCNISKQSSLALFIQDAKLIVWDEVSMAKKELIEAFDLLLKDLMDTKILFGGKVVVLGSDFRQTLPVVRSGKKEDFIEESLQCSNIWNRLKKLRLSVNMRARTDPAFCEYLMKIGSGKEKTNWQGKIEIPNCFIVPFISEKESLNLLFRVTYPDFYASPCNMSSTSSRIILTTKNDFVDEMNDMLITQLLGDSRTYDGFDETTETNDQSQYEIYLHSLHPAGLPP; this comes from the exons ATGGTATACCTTCATTCTACAACATATAACCCTATTGGTAATTCCACGGAGGTACCAACTGCCTGTCAATTTAGCAAAGAGTGGATCGAGAATATAGTTGGTGTAAGAAGAGCCTCATCTTCTCTCTTGGAAACAA TTGATGCTTCCGTTATTTCTAATAATGGCAGAGATATAAgtagtagctcctgcatttttgaAGTTG ATGGTCCTGGAGGAACAAGAAAAACTTTTTTGTATAGTGCATTACTTGCTGCTATACAGTCAAAAGGATTTGTAGCTTTAGCAACAACCTCTGGTGTTGCAGCTTCAACTCTTTCCGGAGAACGAACTGCTCACTCCCATTTTAAAATTCCTATTGATATTGATGGACAATTCTCATGTAATATTAGTAAACAAAGTTCACTTGCATTATTTATACAAGATGCCAAATTAATAGTATGGGATGAAGTATCAATGGCCAAAAAAGAATTGATAGAGGCTTTTGATTTACTATTGAAAGATCTAATGGATACGAAGATACTATTTGGTGGGAAAGTTGTTGTTCTTGGTAGTGATTTCAGGCAAACTCTTCCAGTTGTTCGTAGTGGAAAAAAAGAGGACTTCATAGAAGAAAGCTTGCAATGTTCTAACATTTGGAATCGACTCAAAAAATTGCGATTATCAGTAAATATGCGAGCAAGAACAGATCCTGCTTTTTGTGAATATTTGATGAAAATAGGGAgcggaaaagaaaaaacaaattggCAAGGTAAGATTGAAATCCCTAATTGTTTCATTGTTCCTTTTATTAGTGAAAAAGAATCGTTGAATCTTTTATTTAGAGTAACTTATCCAGATTTTTATGCATCTCCTTGTAATATGTCTTCTACATCTTCTCGTATTATTCTGACAACAAAAAATGACTTTGTTGATGAAATGAATGATATGCTCATAACTCAATTATTGGGTGATTCTAGGACATATGATGGATTTGATGAAACTACTGAAACAAATGATCAAAGtcaatatgaaatttatttgCATAGCTTACACCCTGCTGGTTTACCTCC GTGA